The window ATCTTCTTTATATTGATCAAAAAAACTCCTCACGTAAATCATCGCCACCGCTTCTGTGTCGCATATGTCGGCTAATTTGAAGATTTCCTCGTAATTAACGAGGATTATCTTCTTTCCATCTTTTTCGTAAATAGTTTCCATATCAGTAATAGTTTAATTAGTTATTTAATCCGCAACACACGAAATGATGTACTCTTTACATATTCAGCCCAGTTGCCCACTTCTGCCTTCAACCGCTTCATATCAACACTTTCCCTGCTCTGCATCTTAAATGTCAGGGCACGGGGGCCGCACACGGCATTCTCCTTTTCCCCCATCGCCTCTTTTATCTTCTCCTCCAGCCGCTCTATACGGCTTTCTAATACTTTTTTCTCTTCTTTCAGTTCAAGCAGAATTTCCACATCATCTGTTAACGCAGACAGGTCAAGTATCTGCGAAGTATCTATCTCTTCCTCTGAATATTCATTATACCTCTTCGCAGGTACGTCATCACCTATAATGTATTTTTCATAGAAATCTCCCGCCTTCTCATTTAGCAGGCAAAATAGTTCATTATCATATTCCACATCTATCTCCTCCACCTCTAAAAATGGCCGCAGAATGAGGAGTTTCCCGCTTATTTCAGTTGGAAATAATCTCTTGTATATGCCCATATACCACTGCAACTGTATCATCCATTCCTCCTGCAAAACCTCGCTTCTCGTGGTCTTAATCTCATAAATGACGGTCTTTTCCTCTCCTATATGCACCGCATCAATGCTTGCACTCGCTGCCCCTAATCTCAGCTTCTGCTGTGTTCTGAAATCATCCGCACAAATACCGCTCCGCACGCAATGATACGCCAGCACAGCGGGCTCAAAGCACCGGCCAAACATCATAAACGAATTATCCTCCTTCGGAGGCACCTGCCTTGTCATACGCTGCCACACGGCATATGGTGTGTCATATTTTGACAATCCACACACGGCAGCAACTATGCTGCCACCTATGGTGATGTCATCCTTTAGATTATTAATCTCTGTCGCTTTCATATCTTATTTTTTTTGAATTTTTTCTTTGATATTATTAATAATCTCGTCACTCCCGCCAGTCACTGGCTCGCTAATCTTCCTGCCCAAATTTCTCCCAAATATATTACCCAAATGCTCCGCCGCATCCTTCAATGCAAATGATTTCGCAGCGGGCAACGCCTTCATTACCGCATCTGTAAGTATCGCCGAATGGTCAATAGGCGAAGCACCACTTTTTGTTTGAATAGGGGCAGCCCCCAATCCCTCAAAGACCCGCTCACTACCCTCATAATCAACCACACGCAACCGCAAATGCACACATATGCTATTTGCAATTACACGATAATCTATGACCTCAACAGACCAATTTTTAAACAATCTATCTAACAGCATCTCCACCTTATCAATGGGGAGATATTGAAGGTTCCTCACCATCGGGTGCGTCTTCACCCAACTACCAGGCGGCTCTTTGTCAAGCAGCTGGCGATAAGTATCACCATCCGCCACACCTTCTTTTATCTTACGCAACAACTCCGCCGCAGTAGCCGTAGTAGTTGCAATAGTTGCAGGTGCTTCGCCGTCATTGCGGCTGGCGCTCTCTCCTGCCATAGCGCCTTTGCTATCTTCTTTCATATTTTTAATTTTTTATTTTTTCAGATAATCTTCACCCCTTTTGCTACCTCCTGCAATTCCGCAGGTAACGTAGTCAGATACTTTTGCATTGTTTTTTCGTTTTCTTTCATAGTTGTATGTTTTTATCTATATCACCATACATTTTA of the candidate division WOR-3 bacterium genome contains:
- a CDS encoding Rad52/Rad22 family DNA repair protein → MKEDSKGAMAGESASRNDGEAPATIATTTATAAELLRKIKEGVADGDTYRQLLDKEPPGSWVKTHPMVRNLQYLPIDKVEMLLDRLFKNWSVEVIDYRVIANSICVHLRLRVVDYEGSERVFEGLGAAPIQTKSGASPIDHSAILTDAVMKALPAAKSFALKDAAEHLGNIFGRNLGRKISEPVTGGSDEIINNIKEKIQKK
- a CDS encoding YqaJ viral recombinase family protein, producing MKATEINNLKDDITIGGSIVAAVCGLSKYDTPYAVWQRMTRQVPPKEDNSFMMFGRCFEPAVLAYHCVRSGICADDFRTQQKLRLGAASASIDAVHIGEEKTVIYEIKTTRSEVLQEEWMIQLQWYMGIYKRLFPTEISGKLLILRPFLEVEEIDVEYDNELFCLLNEKAGDFYEKYIIGDDVPAKRYNEYSEEEIDTSQILDLSALTDDVEILLELKEEKKVLESRIERLEEKIKEAMGEKENAVCGPRALTFKMQSRESVDMKRLKAEVGNWAEYVKSTSFRVLRIK